TAATTCCATAGCTTCTTCTAAGGAAGAAGGTGCCATTTCGTATCGATTATTTTTGGTTTCATTATAAACTTTATGGTCAATAAAACCATCACCTTCTGTTTCTTTTACAATTGATTCCCAATCAATGAGTTGGTTATAAATTAATTGTAGGTCTTTATCATCTGAAAAATAGTTATTTGCGATCATATTTGTTTCCTTAAATGTTATAAGCTGCTTCTAGTCCTTCGAAAAATGCTCGTTTTGCATCGATGTTCTTAGCATCCTTTGCTCCACCGATTAAAATGATTTTTTGGTTTTGAGATTGTTTTACGTATTGTTCATACAATGAATCTTCTTTTTCCTGACCAACACATAAGATGATCGAATCACAAGGATATAAAAACTCTTCTCCATTTTTAAATACAACAACAAGTCCCTCTTTTGTGACTTCCTTATATGTTAAACCTTGGAAAAACTCAACCCCTTCTGATTCTAACTCTTGTTTTAATGCCCAGAATGTGGTTGGGCCTAATCCTGCGCCATGTTTTCCATTCCTACGAAAAACTCCTACCTTTCGTTTTGCTTTTGCAGTTTGGATCACAGCATTTGTAAATGAATTTATATTGTATTTTTGATTGTATGATTCAATTGTCGGATCATTTTCTTCTGTTAAACGATGAGCAACGTCTACTCCAATTCCACCACCACCAATCACTGCAACCGCTTTTCCAGGAACAAATTTACCTGTTAAGTAATCTGCATAACTTCCATGAGGTAATAAATCTAATCCTTTTAAATGAAATTCACGTGGGATTACTCCACTTGCAAAGATAACTACATCCGAGTTTTTTGCTTTGATGTTTTCGATTGTTGCTTCGGTGTTTAAATGAATTTTGACTCCAATCGCATTCAGTTCATTTTTGAAATAACGAATGGTTTCATTAAACTCTGATTTTCCTGGAATATGTGATGCCAATTGGAACTGACCTCCAATTTGGTCTCTTTTTTCAAAGATGGTAACATCATGCCCTAATTCTTTTGCCACTCTTGCGGCTTCCAATCCAGCAGGTCCTGTTCCAATCACTAAAACGTTTTTTGGGTTAGTTGTTTTTTTGAAGTTATACTTATCTTCATTCATTGCCACAGGATTTACAATACAAGAAACATGTTTTTCTTGGAATGCATGGTCGAGGCATGCTTGATTACAAGCAACACAAGTATTAATTCGTGCAGAGTTTCCATTTGATAATTTTTGAACAATAGATGGATCAGCTAAAAACGGTCTTGCCATTGAAATCATATCCACACTTTGTTCGGAAAATACTTGTTCAATTGTGGATGCATCATTTACACGATTGGAAGCAATGATCGGCACACCTGGAGTTTGTTCTTTGATACGACGTGCGATGGGAACCCAAGCTCCTCTTGGTACAAGTTGGCTAATGGTAGGGATTCTAGACTCATGCCATCCAATTCCAATATTCAGAGCGGTAACTTTTTCATCACGTAGGGCATTTGATAATCCGATCACTTCTTCGAAACTAGGATTCCCTGGTATCAGATCTATGCCTGACATTCGGAAAATAATCGGGAATCCTTCGGGAAGATTTTTTTTAACGACACGTAATACTTCGATCGAAAAGTTCATTCGGCGTTTGGCATCACCACCAAAATAATCATCACGGTGATTTGTCACTGGTGAAAAAAATTGATTTAATAAATAACCTTCACTCCCCATAATTTCCACAGCACCAAACCCTACTTCATGAGCGATTTTTGCGGAACGTCCAAAATCTTCGATGGTTCTCCAACATTCGTCTTCTGTTAACGCTCTTGGCACATAACGATTAATTGGTGCTCTTATGGCAGATGGAGCAACACAGTTTCGGTCAAATGCATATCGACCAGCATGAAATAACTGCGCACACATTACCCCTTTTCCTTTTAGGGCTTCGTTGAGTAGTTTGAGTTCATTTGCATGGAGTGGGTCTAAAAATTGAAAAAATGATTTTGATCCCTTCCCTTCTTCATTGACACTAATTCCGCCAGTGACAATCATTCCGACTCCACCATCAAAACGTTTGCCATAAAAGGTAGCCATTCTATGAGCAACTCCAGTCTCTCCTTCCACGCCTAAGTGCATAGAACCCATTAAAAATCGATTGGGTACTGTCACATTTCCTAGTTGGATCGGTGTAAAGGCTGTATTCATAAAACTCCCTCAGAAAACGAATTAATTTACCATCGGTAATATATTCAAATTTAGAAACAAGTATTAAATTACCAACGGTAAATAACTGGTAGTCATAAGATGGAAAACAATCCAAAATGGCAAAAAATGGTAGCAAAAAAACGAAAAGCGAAAGCTAAAACCATCACAAGGGTTGGCCGCCCCAACAAAATGAACAGCGTTAATGTTCGTGAGGCACTGATCCAAGCGGGTGTTGCATTATTAGAAACTACTTCTCTGGAAGAAATTTCCTTACGAAAGGTTGCTGCAAAGGCAGGTGTCAGCCATGTAGCAAGTTACCATCATTTCGAAAACAAACATGCGTTATTTTCTGCAATTGCAGAGATTGGTTTTCAAAAATACTTTGAATCCTATCAAAAGGAATTAGAAAAAACAGAACAAGACTTCAAAGGTCGTTACCGAGCACTTGGTTGGACTTATTTTCAATTCATCATGAATAATCGTCAATTCGCAAGGATTATGTTTGGTGGTATGGGAGTTGAATCTAACCTCAATCCCACTTTGTCTTCTGTCTCAAGAAGAACCTATCGCCAATTACACGAAATCATCAGAATGGGACAAAACCTAGGTCATTTAGAAAAGGGACAAACAAGAGAAAAAACCTTAGCTTCCTGGGCAATGATCCACGGAATTGCTATGTTGTTCTTGGAAGGTCGATTACAAATGAAAAATGATCTAAACGAGATGGAAAAGTTTATCCAAACTGTTACTGAATATGCATATAATGGAATGAAAACTTAATTATTTTCTTGGTTCACAAACTTCAGGAAAATAGTTTAATAAGTAGGATATTGTGGCTTTTTTTGCTTCTGCCACCATCCATGGAGTAAAGTCTCCGTAGGTGCGATAAGAGAGTTTTAACAAAGAATCAGGAATCGAAATAGCGACACCAAATATTTGGTCTAAGTTATCTAAATTTGGTAAAAGGAATCGATCAATTAAACCTTGTTTGGTGAGATTTGCCAATTTTACATCTAACTCTTGACCAACTAATCTCATATCAGGATTACTCATTCTATACCCATAGATTAACCGAGGGAAGGCGATCTCAGAATTTGTTACTTCGATGGCAACATCAATGGATCTTTCAATGTATTCTTTCCATGTTTTGAAAGTTTCCTTTTTTAAGGCAGTGAGTTTTTCAACCATACCTTCTGAATGTAACAATCGGATTCCATGGAAAATTGCCTCAACATTCGGGAAAAAATGGTAAGCGGAAGGCCTCGGAATTTTGGCTTTTTTGCAGATATCCGCAAAACTAATCTCTTCTGGTTTTTTTTCTTTTAAGAGTTCAAAAGCAATAGATAACAATTGGGCACGTCGATTTCTTCCTTGTTTACTTGTGAATTTAAACGGCCTTGAAGCAAGGTCAGGAGAGAGGGACGCGTCTACCAATTTATCCATAGTACGATCATCTCTCGGAATCTCACCTAGTCAATCCCGTTGCGAAGAAAAAATCCTGACCCATTCCTGGGCCAGGCGAGGTGATTGTTCAGATATTCCTATTGGATCGTAAAATTGTTTGTCACTCCTTGGTAGGCAGTGATGGCACCAGTCCAACCCGATTTCCAGTGGCCACGATGGCGAATGCGATAAGTTCCTTTTGGATACGCAGTAGAATCCCAGGATGTTGTAATTTTCGAATATGCGATTCCATCTCGTTGCCATCTATAAGTGGTAGATGGATCGTTGTCTCGGGCAACCACTGTCCATGTGGAACCGTTTTGTCGTTCAATGTCGACAAAGCTACTTCCAATTAACATATTGTTTTTTGGATGAGCACCCCAGAAAACAGCCGTTACTTTAGATCCACTTGCATAACTAGGAGACGGTTGTGTGATCACATTTCCAAAACTTTTAAATAAAGGAACATCATCAAATACAACTCCAGTTTGGAATGTAGCTTGGTTATTTGTCAGATCAGCTGGGGTTGGACCATTCGGAACAGATACACCATTTCGTAAAGCGGATGCTAATTTTCCAAATTCTTGTTCATACGCTTTTAGTGTGTGTGGTCCAAATTGAGTAGAGGCACCTTCATACTGTTGGGAAGAATATTCTTCTCTTGTCGTGAGGTAGGAAGTGTAGGAATTGGCTAATGCTGAAATGACTGTATACTCGTTTTGCATTATATTTTTTACAAGAGAACGAATCCTTCTCCCAGCCATTGTTGAGACTTCTGCAGGGATTGCTAAAATGGATAAATTTCCGATTTTGATAATTTGAATCGGAATGACAGGTGGTGTCCAAGGATTTCCATCAAAACTTGCAACACCCGTTGGAATGAGGACTGGTTTTTCCGCATGACATAACTTATATGATTCACTCACTGAAGTTGGCCATAATACTCCGAGAGCGCCTCCAAGAAAACTCGCTTTGAATGCATCTGCAGTATTTGTATTCCAATCTAAAGAATCTACAGTAGTTCCTTCATCAAAAAAATCAACAGAGACAGCATTGTCTTCAACACTTCCAGCAGAAAAAGATGCACCCATACCTGCAGGACAAGTTGTGGTTCCGACACTACTTACATAGAGATTCGAAAAGTTAACAAATGTATGACGAAAATCAACAGATCCAGTCAATTGAGTATTTGCAGATTGGTATAAACTGACTGCTTTTTGGTATTGTTTATCTGCAATGATATTCTGCCTACTATAATCATTCACACCATCAGCAGGTCCCCATAAATTTGGAGTTACATCACCCGCATTTGACTGAGCAAAGGCAGCAACAAAGGTTTGGTTTGCAGAATAGTTGGTTCCCTTTGTTTTTTCAAACAAATAAGAAGCCAATCCTTTATTATCTCCACCAATGAGTTTGTTTGAAGGTCCAACATTTGTTGGATGAACTGCAAACCAGTTTACCATTCCAAGTTCTCTTCCATCAGAAGCCACAAGTTTTAAGAGAGTCATTGTTTGGTCGACATTGGATGAATAAAAATTACGTTCACTTGCAGGATTTTTATCATATGCCTCAACAGATCGGTTTTTACTCGCATCTGTAAGTTCTCCTTGGTTGATATAAACATTTCCTGGAACTAAATTCTGATGAGCCAATTTGATTGATTGGTATATTCCATTTACTATCACATCAAAGTTTTCTTTAATGAAACCTGCTGTTGTAGCGTTGTATAAAAAATAATGAGAATAACCACCTGGCCCACTATGTGTATGAGTTGCTGATAATAATACATTGGCTTCAGAATAATATGGTGCTAGTTCCCCATCAGTGGCAATTTTTTTGCTTACTGCTTGTTTGATGGATTGGAAAATCATTCCTAAATCAGCACTGACAAACACAACACGTTTGGAAGCATCGCCAATGATGTATGCTCTTGACCAAAGGCGCATATAAATCCCTTCCGTCTTTTGTGCAGTTTCTGCAAATCCCATCATACCAACTTCTGCTGCAGGCCCAGTAATGTCAGAGATTCCAACACCAACTAAGTAAGGAGAAGAACCAAGACTGGGAGCTACGGAACGACTGAGGCCAGAACCAGAATTAAGTTCCGAATCCAAACCATTCGATTGTGCCAATTGGTCGGTTCCAACTAAACCAAGTATGGCGGACTGGGACGGCTTTTTGTCCGAACAAGCCAGCACAAAAAGAAAGGACACGATGGATACACTCAAGCGAACCAAGGGACTTATTTGGGATTTCATATACTCTCTCCGAATCTAAATTTCTGAATCATACAATTTTCGCTTCTATCTGCCGAAGGAACCCTTGGGTCAAATCTGGGGATTAAGTCTAAACGATGTTAAAAATATGGCAAGTGAATAATCGACAATAGTCGGGTTTTATTTGACCAACGTTCAGAAATGCCTCTTTTCGCCGTTTCTAGCGAGTCGATGGAATCTTCCCCGCCAAACTATGGTATTTCTATGTCATTTTTTACTCGACATGTGTCGATTATTGTGAAGGAACTGTCACCTAGTCACAATGAGGGATCAGAGGGGAAAGTATGGAACAACGAATCAAAGGAATCTTTAAGTGGAGACAAATTGTAAGCTGTCTAGTAACAACCTTATGTTTGTTTTGTGCACCAACGAACGAAGGACCCAAACTCCTACTTCCATTTGTACAAACATCTCAAACGGAAACAAACTTTGGTTCTCAGACTTTCGGTAGTGAAAAGTCCATTACAGAACCTACAAATTTGATTCATGATCTAAATTATCTCAATTCCGCAGAAACTCGTGAGTTATTTGTTTCCTATAAATCATTTGGAAATAACACGGATGCCATTTGGATTGATGGACTTGGACGTGAAACTACATTCAGAGGGTTTAATGTATCTGGTAACGTTAAATTAGTCGAACATGGATTCAAACCGTTCAAAAATGTAAATGATATAGAAATTGCATTGAATGGACTAACGAAGACAACTGGTTCCAATATCATTCGTTACACAATTGCATGGGAAGGTGTTCATCCAGAAGTTGATAAAATTGATTATTCTTATTTGGATGAAGTGATTTCTCAAATTAAAAAAGTAACTTCGAAACATATTTACGTTCTACTTGATTACCACCAAGATTTGTTTTCAAGACACTTATTCAATCAGAACTCCTGGCATACGGGAAATGGTGCACCTTTATGGATTACTAAAAATGGTAATTATCCAAAAGAATATTGTGGTATTGTATGTGCCAGTTGGAGTCAAAATAATTTAACAAACGAAGCAATTCGAAGAGCCTTTAGAAACTTCTGGAATAATGCTCCAGTGAATACTGCGTCTGGTGTCCGTTATATGCAAACGGAATACCTTTGGCAAATTGAAAAAACTGTTTCTTATATTAAAAATCAGTTATCATCAGAAGAGTTTTCTTACATCATAGGGTTAGATCCATTTAATGAACCAGTCGATGGAGGGATGGAAGGTTTAACCCCAAAACGATGGGATAATGAAAAACTCTGGCCCATGTACCAAAAAATTAGAACCATCCTCAATCAAAATGGCTGGGCAAACAAATGGGTATTTGCTGAACCACTTGTGTTTTGGAATACAAACATTGGTTCTGCGATTGCTCCTGCTACTGGTGGTGGACATTTAAATGCTCCTCCCGGCCAAGGATTTGTCTTCAATTCCCATTTTTATGATGCAGGGAGGATGGGAACAGATTTAACTGGAATCGACAATGCCACATATTTTAAATACTTAGATGAAATTAGAACAGAAGCAAGGTTCTTAAAAATACCAATGTTTTTAAGTGAATTTGGCATGTGGTTAAAAGGAACTGGTGCCAAAGACACTCCTCGTATGATCAATGCAGTTTACCAAGCCATGGAAATTTCCGACAAAGAACAATCGACAAAAACCAGATTTGCCGATTTTTACAATCCAGTTGTTTCAGGGACTCAGTGGCATTGGGATTATTATTATGACCACCATGCTGAATACAAAAATGGAAATCCAAACAACCTCGTTACAACAAAAGATGCGTGGAATGATGAAGACTTCTCCGTGGTTGGAAATTATGGAACCAGTTTGAATGTAGATCCATTTGTCATCTCAAGAGCCTATGTTCGTAAATCACAAGGCCGTCTATTCACAAGTCATTACAATGCAATTGGGTTTGATACTTGGAATAAAATGTTTTCTTGGGCAGCAATCAAACCAGGAAACAATGAAGTCAAACAATTTGGAGACAAACGATTTTTAATCGTTATCTGGAGAGGAAGGTCTTCTGACGCACCTTCCGAATTTTATCTACCACCACATTTTGATCCTTCAAAAGTCATCGTAATGACTGAAAAAAAATTGTACACAGGTGTAATACCAAATGTTCCAACAAACCAACCAAATGAAGTTGTGATTATAGCTGATCCAAAAAGGGAAATAGGATCTGGAAATGTTTTATACCTTTGGGATGATTTGGATTTGGATGAAAACCAATCTACTTCCTTTCATTATGCACTCATTGTAAACAAGGAAAATACAACGTATCCCACTGCCAACTTACAAGAACTCCAATCTAAGTTAAACCAAAGGATTCTTGTAGAAGGAAAAAGTCCGATTTACCTCATCGGTAAGATGACTTACGCTGGATACCCGAACGAATGATACAATTCAAGAAAGGAATGGTCTTTCACCATTCCTTTGGCAATGAATTTTAAATCTTTTGGAATTTTTGAGATTTGAATCTGAGATGAAACTTGTGGAATTATTGATCAGTCTACTTAGACTGACTTTAGAGAAACATTCGATTTTTTTTATTTTATTTTTCATAAAAAATCAAAGTCACCTCACATAACAAGTGTATTTGATTTTTCTAATGAATCTATTTTTCAAAATTTTCTACATTTACAGAAAATCACTCTTTCTGGGAATGTGATATCATACGTGAAACTTTCAATCTTAGATTTAGTTTTTATCAACCAAGGCCAGACTACAAAAGAAGCAATTCAAAATAGTGTGCGTGTGGCAAAGGTAGTAGAAACATTCGGTTATCATCGAATATGGATCGCAGAACATCATAATTTCCCTTCCATTGCGAGTGCTGCAACATCAGTCGTCATCGGTCATCTAGCGGAACAAACAAAATCCATTCGTGTAGGAGCTGGTGGCATCATGTTACCAAACCACTCCCCACTCGTGATTGCTGAACAATTTGGAACATTAGAAAGTTTATATCCGAACCGGATTGACTTAGGGTTAGGCAGAGCTCCAGGGACTGACCAGCTCACCTTACGAGCATTACGTAGAGACCCGATGGCATCTCAACATTTCCCTGAAGATGTCAAAGAACTTTTAGAATATTTATCTTCAGACAGAAAAGATGGAATGGTAAATGCTATCCCAGGTTATGGAACCAATATTCCGGTTTGGATTTTGGGTTCTAGTTTATTTGGAGCACAACTTGCTGCGCTACTTGGTTTACCATTTGCATTTGCATCTCATTTTGCTCCTACTTATTTAAAAGATGCTGTTACAATTTATAAAAAACAATTTCGTCCATCGCAATACTTACAATCACCCTATGCTATGATTGCAATGAATGTTGTCGCAGCCGACACTGACGAAGAAGCGAATCATCTATTCACAAGTGTCGAACAGTCATTTCTTGGTATACTCAGAAATAAACGTGCTCCTTTTCCACCTCCCGTCCCATCAATGGATAGTTTATGGTCTGAACAAGAGAAACAAATGGCAAAACAAATGTTATCCGTTTCAGCGGTAGGATCCAAAGAGACAATTGTCCAGAAAATAAACAAAATACAAGAAGAGATCCAAGCTGATGAATTGATTGTTGTATCCTCTGTTTACGACACAGATAAAAGGATCCGTTCTTTTGAGATCCTGATGGAAGTCCAAGACCAAATTTTTGATCCCTCTACAGCGAGAGCTGTGAAAAATTAGTTTTGGTACCTTCCCCATTCTATGGTATCCTATACAATCAGTGAGACTTCCTCTAACTTCGCCTGGGAGAAATATATGCCATTTCGAAAACGATTCTATTCTTTGATTTTCATTTTGCTTTGTGTTTTCACTATGGATTCTTGCGAACGAGGTTTCATACGTTCAACCCTCAAAGAAAAATTCCAGAAAAAAATCAGTGATTTACCTGCTCCGAACGCGATAACTGATCTCACCCAGCGCATTACAACCCCAGGTGACTATGTGTTTTCGACCATTCACCAAGAGATCATTCGTTATTATAAAATCCATGTTCCCAAAAGTTACAGTCAAGATACAGCTGTCCCACTTTTATTTGTTTTCCACGGTGGTGGAGGTGATATGGAAATCCAATCAAAGGAAGAGTATTACCACCAAATTTCCAAATCAGAAGAATTAGGACACATCGTTGTATTTCCGAATGGATACAGTGTATACAAATCAGGAAAGTTTGCGACTTGGAATGCGGGCAATTGTTGTGGGGAAGCAAAAAAGGCGAATATAGATGACCTTGGTTTTGTAAAAGTTATCCTCGGCCACCTAACAGAAAAAATGAACATCGACAAAAAAAGAATTTATTCCACTGGAATGTCGAATGGGGCAATGATGTCTTATCAAATTGCATGTTCAATGGCAGATCAATTTTCTGGGATCACTGCTGTGGCAGGAACTGATAATACAATAGATTGCAAACCCTCCAAACCAATTTCCATTTTTCATATACATGCTAAAAATGATGATAAAGTATTATTTTATGGTGGAGCAGGTTCTAGTTTCACTGACAGAACTCTCATTACGGATTTTGTTTCTGTTCCGAAAACTGTATCCAAATGGGTACAATGGAACGGTTGTCATCCAACACCAAAAATTGTGTTACAAAATAAAGATGTCACTTGTGAAGAGTATCACGAATGCAAAGAAGGTGTGACAGTGAAACTCTGTGTGACAGAAGATGGTGGGCATTCTTGGCCAGGTGGTAAAAAACCTTCTCTTCTGTTAGGTGGTGAATCTCCTACAAAAGCGATCATTGCCAATGATGTGATGTGGGATTTTTTCAAATCCCATCCCAATCAGTAACATTCATTATCTATAGTCATAATTTCCAAGGCAATTGAACTAACTTCTGGTTCACTCTGTATTCGAATGCCAATGCCTCCATACATTCGAAACACAAACAATCTGTATACTGAGTTGCCAAATATTCAGTTTCTTCCTTTGTCAATTGAACCTTTGTACATTGGCACAATTGAATGGAACCAACCTTACATTCAAAAATTCGCAAACAGTTGGGGCAAATTTTTTCCTCATGTTTGATCATTGACTCTTGGGAATTGTAAGTTGAATCTTGGATTGGTTTTTTGTTTGGGGTTGATTCTTTCAAATGGTGACTCCTACTGATCTAGAATCACACAATCATATTGGGTGATCCGGCGAATTTGTCCGGGACCCTAATGTGTACAAGGAACGAATGATCGTTTACGGGCGATTCATTTGTGGGAAGATCCGACTTTTTGAATCCGATCAACGAATTCAAATTCACGGTTGCACCGTCAGTTGAGGAGTTTCACCTCATTCCTCCCGGAATGATTTCAGTTTAGAAAGATCCTCTTTCATGTCAATCGACTGTTTTGATTTTGGCATTTGGTCTTTGAGTAAAACACCAGAACGTTTTTGGGAAATACTTTCCTGGATTAAGTACATTGCTTTATCGCAGGCTAAGTGTAGTGGAAATCCAAGTGGTCTGACATTGGAAATACAATTTCTTGTTTCATCCGTTTTTCCTATTTTTGGTTCATACGTAAGATAAAGTCCAAGGCTATCGGAGGAACTAAGACCAGGCCTTTCTCCAATGATCACTAAACAAATTTTGGATTGTAGAATTTCGGAAACTTCATCTCCGATCGCAACTCT
This genomic interval from Leptospira limi contains the following:
- a CDS encoding cysteine-rich CWC family protein yields the protein MKESTPNKKPIQDSTYNSQESMIKHEEKICPNCLRIFECKVGSIQLCQCTKVQLTKEETEYLATQYTDCLCFECMEALAFEYRVNQKLVQLPWKL
- a CDS encoding NADPH-dependent 2,4-dienoyl-CoA reductase, translated to MNTAFTPIQLGNVTVPNRFLMGSMHLGVEGETGVAHRMATFYGKRFDGGVGMIVTGGISVNEEGKGSKSFFQFLDPLHANELKLLNEALKGKGVMCAQLFHAGRYAFDRNCVAPSAIRAPINRYVPRALTEDECWRTIEDFGRSAKIAHEVGFGAVEIMGSEGYLLNQFFSPVTNHRDDYFGGDAKRRMNFSIEVLRVVKKNLPEGFPIIFRMSGIDLIPGNPSFEEVIGLSNALRDEKVTALNIGIGWHESRIPTISQLVPRGAWVPIARRIKEQTPGVPIIASNRVNDASTIEQVFSEQSVDMISMARPFLADPSIVQKLSNGNSARINTCVACNQACLDHAFQEKHVSCIVNPVAMNEDKYNFKKTTNPKNVLVIGTGPAGLEAARVAKELGHDVTIFEKRDQIGGQFQLASHIPGKSEFNETIRYFKNELNAIGVKIHLNTEATIENIKAKNSDVVIFASGVIPREFHLKGLDLLPHGSYADYLTGKFVPGKAVAVIGGGGIGVDVAHRLTEENDPTIESYNQKYNINSFTNAVIQTAKAKRKVGVFRRNGKHGAGLGPTTFWALKQELESEGVEFFQGLTYKEVTKEGLVVVFKNGEEFLYPCDSIILCVGQEKEDSLYEQYVKQSQNQKIILIGGAKDAKNIDAKRAFFEGLEAAYNI
- a CDS encoding alpha/beta hydrolase family esterase; the encoded protein is MPFRKRFYSLIFILLCVFTMDSCERGFIRSTLKEKFQKKISDLPAPNAITDLTQRITTPGDYVFSTIHQEIIRYYKIHVPKSYSQDTAVPLLFVFHGGGGDMEIQSKEEYYHQISKSEELGHIVVFPNGYSVYKSGKFATWNAGNCCGEAKKANIDDLGFVKVILGHLTEKMNIDKKRIYSTGMSNGAMMSYQIACSMADQFSGITAVAGTDNTIDCKPSKPISIFHIHAKNDDKVLFYGGAGSSFTDRTLITDFVSVPKTVSKWVQWNGCHPTPKIVLQNKDVTCEEYHECKEGVTVKLCVTEDGGHSWPGGKKPSLLLGGESPTKAIIANDVMWDFFKSHPNQ
- a CDS encoding neutral/alkaline ceramidase encodes the protein MKSQISPLVRLSVSIVSFLFVLACSDKKPSQSAILGLVGTDQLAQSNGLDSELNSGSGLSRSVAPSLGSSPYLVGVGISDITGPAAEVGMMGFAETAQKTEGIYMRLWSRAYIIGDASKRVVFVSADLGMIFQSIKQAVSKKIATDGELAPYYSEANVLLSATHTHSGPGGYSHYFLYNATTAGFIKENFDVIVNGIYQSIKLAHQNLVPGNVYINQGELTDASKNRSVEAYDKNPASERNFYSSNVDQTMTLLKLVASDGRELGMVNWFAVHPTNVGPSNKLIGGDNKGLASYLFEKTKGTNYSANQTFVAAFAQSNAGDVTPNLWGPADGVNDYSRQNIIADKQYQKAVSLYQSANTQLTGSVDFRHTFVNFSNLYVSSVGTTTCPAGMGASFSAGSVEDNAVSVDFFDEGTTVDSLDWNTNTADAFKASFLGGALGVLWPTSVSESYKLCHAEKPVLIPTGVASFDGNPWTPPVIPIQIIKIGNLSILAIPAEVSTMAGRRIRSLVKNIMQNEYTVISALANSYTSYLTTREEYSSQQYEGASTQFGPHTLKAYEQEFGKLASALRNGVSVPNGPTPADLTNNQATFQTGVVFDDVPLFKSFGNVITQPSPSYASGSKVTAVFWGAHPKNNMLIGSSFVDIERQNGSTWTVVARDNDPSTTYRWQRDGIAYSKITTSWDSTAYPKGTYRIRHRGHWKSGWTGAITAYQGVTNNFTIQ
- a CDS encoding cellulase family glycosylhydrolase, yielding MEQRIKGIFKWRQIVSCLVTTLCLFCAPTNEGPKLLLPFVQTSQTETNFGSQTFGSEKSITEPTNLIHDLNYLNSAETRELFVSYKSFGNNTDAIWIDGLGRETTFRGFNVSGNVKLVEHGFKPFKNVNDIEIALNGLTKTTGSNIIRYTIAWEGVHPEVDKIDYSYLDEVISQIKKVTSKHIYVLLDYHQDLFSRHLFNQNSWHTGNGAPLWITKNGNYPKEYCGIVCASWSQNNLTNEAIRRAFRNFWNNAPVNTASGVRYMQTEYLWQIEKTVSYIKNQLSSEEFSYIIGLDPFNEPVDGGMEGLTPKRWDNEKLWPMYQKIRTILNQNGWANKWVFAEPLVFWNTNIGSAIAPATGGGHLNAPPGQGFVFNSHFYDAGRMGTDLTGIDNATYFKYLDEIRTEARFLKIPMFLSEFGMWLKGTGAKDTPRMINAVYQAMEISDKEQSTKTRFADFYNPVVSGTQWHWDYYYDHHAEYKNGNPNNLVTTKDAWNDEDFSVVGNYGTSLNVDPFVISRAYVRKSQGRLFTSHYNAIGFDTWNKMFSWAAIKPGNNEVKQFGDKRFLIVIWRGRSSDAPSEFYLPPHFDPSKVIVMTEKKLYTGVIPNVPTNQPNEVVIIADPKREIGSGNVLYLWDDLDLDENQSTSFHYALIVNKENTTYPTANLQELQSKLNQRILVEGKSPIYLIGKMTYAGYPNE
- a CDS encoding TetR/AcrR family transcriptional regulator is translated as MDKLVDASLSPDLASRPFKFTSKQGRNRRAQLLSIAFELLKEKKPEEISFADICKKAKIPRPSAYHFFPNVEAIFHGIRLLHSEGMVEKLTALKKETFKTWKEYIERSIDVAIEVTNSEIAFPRLIYGYRMSNPDMRLVGQELDVKLANLTKQGLIDRFLLPNLDNLDQIFGVAISIPDSLLKLSYRTYGDFTPWMVAEAKKATISYLLNYFPEVCEPRK
- a CDS encoding LLM class flavin-dependent oxidoreductase; amino-acid sequence: MKLSILDLVFINQGQTTKEAIQNSVRVAKVVETFGYHRIWIAEHHNFPSIASAATSVVIGHLAEQTKSIRVGAGGIMLPNHSPLVIAEQFGTLESLYPNRIDLGLGRAPGTDQLTLRALRRDPMASQHFPEDVKELLEYLSSDRKDGMVNAIPGYGTNIPVWILGSSLFGAQLAALLGLPFAFASHFAPTYLKDAVTIYKKQFRPSQYLQSPYAMIAMNVVAADTDEEANHLFTSVEQSFLGILRNKRAPFPPPVPSMDSLWSEQEKQMAKQMLSVSAVGSKETIVQKINKIQEEIQADELIVVSSVYDTDKRIRSFEILMEVQDQIFDPSTARAVKN
- a CDS encoding TetR/AcrR family transcriptional regulator; amino-acid sequence: MVAKKRKAKAKTITRVGRPNKMNSVNVREALIQAGVALLETTSLEEISLRKVAAKAGVSHVASYHHFENKHALFSAIAEIGFQKYFESYQKELEKTEQDFKGRYRALGWTYFQFIMNNRQFARIMFGGMGVESNLNPTLSSVSRRTYRQLHEIIRMGQNLGHLEKGQTREKTLASWAMIHGIAMLFLEGRLQMKNDLNEMEKFIQTVTEYAYNGMKT